The following DNA comes from Chromatiales bacterium.
CGCACAACGTGGCAATCGTCGATGTGTTCTGGGGCATTGCGATTGCCGGTGCCGGCATCAGCTGGCTTTATCTCTGGCCGGCGACCAGTACGCGTGGCGTACTGGTCGCGCTGCTGGCAACTGTCTGGGCCATACGGCTCGGCGCACATCTGCTCTGGCGCGGCCGCGGGCAGGCCGAAGACCGGCGCTATCGGGAAATCCGTGCCCGCAATGAGCCGAACTTCCGCTTCAAGAGCCTTTACCTGGTTTTTGGTCTGCAGGCCGTGCTCGCCTGGCTGGTCGCGATGCCACTGCTCGGTGGCGTCATCAGCAGTGCGCCGATCGGCAGCCTGGACCGCTTCGGTACGCTCCTGTGGGCCTTTGGTCTGGTCTTTGAATCGGTGGCGGATTACCAGTTGGCACGCTTTCAGCGGGATGGTGGGGCAGCGCGTGGCGTGATGAATACCGGTCTGTGGCGCTTCAGCCGCCATCCGAACTATTTTGGCGAGTTCGTCCTCTGGTGGGGTATTGGCCTGATCGCGGTCGCCGGCGGGGCGTGGTGGGCGCTCATCGGCCCGTTCCTGCTGAGCGTGTTCCTGCTCAAGGTCTCGGGTATCGCGTTGACGGAAAAAGATATTGCCACGCGCCGTCCGGCGTATCAGGATTACATGCGGCGCACGAGTGCTTTCGTGCCGCGGCCACCGCGCTGAATCACAACCGGAAGATCATCATGCGAGACAAAGTCATGCGTACTGCCCGGATCGCCGCAGCGGCCCTGATCGCCTGTCTGCCGTCACTTGTTTCGGCGGGCGAAGCAGCCGCGCTCTGCGCAACGGCTGAACAGAAGGCGCAGATCGCACCACTGTACGCCGGCACCGTTGTGCCGCCGCCTTTCATGGCGGCAACGAAGCTTGGTCTGCCCGAGGGCATCGTTGCCAGCGCCCTGCCAGCTGCGCAGGCAACCGGTGTGTCGGGTGCGGCTTTCGGCAAGGTATGGGAATCCCTGCAGGGCTGGGATCAGGCGCTCACGCTGGTCCTGAAGGGTGCCAACGTATTCGAGATCCACGGGCGGATTCCGGCCGGTGTACCGTCAACGAAGAGCCCGTTTTTCAATCTGCAGTCGGCCGAGACCGGCCTCGGTGGTCACCTGCGCCCCGATCTCATCGGCGCGATCTACGCGGTGAATCTCGTTGGTGCCGAAGGCCCGATGCGCGGCGTGACCTTCGTGGATCAGCAGGGGGAAGGCATGTTCGGCGTCTATCTGCCCGAGAGCCGTGAGCCCTCGCCGGCACTGGTCGCGCAGTTCGACAAGACGCAGGCACTGATGGCCGGCATGCCGCGTCTCTGTCAGCCCTGACCCGCCTCGAAGACCACCACGCTGCGCGGCTGACACAGGTATTGCGGCTGCGTCCATGGAATCCGTGCATCACGCGTGATGATGTCCCCGGGTGGTTCCATCTCCGTATCGACTGCGACATGCCAGTACCGTTCCGCGACGGGAGGCAGGTCCACCCTTTCAACCTCGTCTGACATGTTGATCAGGACATGCAGGTCTTCTTCGGCGGGCGTGATGCCGGTCAGCGTGAAGGACAGGAAGCGCGTGTCCGGATCCTCCCAGCGGGGTGTGCCGAGTTTCGCGTCATACCAGCGGATATCCGGCCTGCCGTGTGCGGGGTCCGTCTCGCCACTGAGGAACCGCGCCCGTGACAGTGCGGGGTGACGCTTCCGCAGGGCGATCATCTCGCGCACGAAGCGCAGCATGTCGCTGTTGGTTTCAGTCAGCCGCCAGTCAAACCACGAGATCCCGTTGTCCTGGCACCAGGCGTTGTTGTTGCCGTGCTGCGTGCGCAGTACTTCGTCGCCGGCGAGCAGCATCGGCACGCCCTGCGAGAGCAGCAGCAGGGCAAAGGCATTGCGGATGTCCTGCCGGCGCCGACGCATGACGCTCTCATCGAGCGTTTCGCCTTCGGTGCCGCAGTTCCAGCTGTCGTTGTGCGCCCAGCCGTCGCGATTCTCTTCGCCGTTGGCCTCGTTGTGCTTCTCGCGGTAACTGACCAGATCGTTGAGCGTGAATCCGTCGTGACAGGTGATGTAGTTGATACTGCTCTGCGGTGTGCGATCGCTGGCCTGATACAGGTCGCTGCTGCCCGCCAGACAGGTGGCCATCTCGCCGGCGAGTCCGGCGTCGCCGCGCAGAAAGCGGCGTATGGCATCCCGATAGCGGCCGTTCCATTCGCTCCAGGCCACACCGGGGAAATTGCCGACGTGGTACAGGCCGGCCGCATCCCAGGCCTCGGCGATCAGCGGCACGCCAGCCAGTGCCGGTGAGAACTCGATCGCGGCTGGAAAAGGCGGGTTTGCCAGCGGTTCACCGTCTTCGCCGCGCACGAAGACGCTGGCGAGGTCAAAGCGGAAACCATCGACGCCATACTCCTGAACCCAGACCTCCAGCGCACGCAGCAGCGTCTGCGTGACCAGGGGGTTGTTGCAGTTGATGGTATTGCCGCAGCCGGTGTAGTCGCGCAGTACGCCCTTGTCGTGGTGATAAAAGATTTCCGGCATCAGGCCCTTGTAGTTGATGACCGGGCCACCTTCGCCGCTTTCGGCGGTGTGGTTGAGTACCACATCGAGTATCAGGCCGATGTCCGCCGCGTGCAGCGCCTCGACGAGGGCGCGGAATTCATCCGTCTGGCCGGCCTGATCACGGTTCAGGCAATAACCCGGATGCGGGCTGCACAGCGAATGAGGGGCGTAACCCCAGTAATTGCGCAAACCCATTGCAGCCACCGACGCCGGTACGTCCTGCTCATCGAAGGCGGCGACCGGCAGGAGCTGCACGTGGGTGATGCCGAGGTCCCGCAAGTACGGAATCTTCTCGATCAGCCCGGCATAACTGCCAGGCTGATCGACGCCGGCCGAGGGGTGCCGGGTGAAACCACCGACATGCAGTTCATAGATGATGGCCTGGTCGAGGCCGCGCGGCGGGGGGCGCGGTGCGCCGTGTTCTGGCGGTCGGGTGACGATGCCGCGCAGGCCAAGCGCCGATCCGGGTGCGGCGACGCGTGCGCTGCGGTCCCAGTGGTGGTCGCTGACGGCACGACAAAGCGGGTCGAGTACTTCCAGCCGCGTGGCGACCGGGGTACCGGCGTTTTCACTGTGCCGTGCAGCCGGCGGCAAGGTCACACGCCAGTTGTAGTGCATGCCGGCCGGCAGCCCGCATACGGCAACATGCCAGAAGAAGTAGCTGCGGTTCTCCCGGGGTTCCAGCCGGATGGCCTGCAGCGGTGCGGTTGCCTTGGCGTCGGCATACAGGAGCAGTTCGACGCCGGTGGCCTCCCGGCTGTAGATGCAGAAGTTGGTGCGCTGCCGGCTCCAGGTCGCGCCGGGCGGGTGGCGCGATCCGGCCTCGGTGACGAAAGGAGCCGTCACGGTGCGTCGGCCGGTGCGGGCGCGGGCGCCTCGGCAGTCTGGAAGGAAAAGACCTGTCGCCAGTCGTAGCGCATGCTCACGATCATCCAGCCGTTGGCATCAGCAGCATTGAGGGAGGCACGATCCTTTTCATCGTATGCGTACTCGCGCTCGAAGTCGTCATGCCGGATCAAGATCTGCAGGCTCTGCTGTGGGCGGGCACCCGGGGTTTCTGCGCGCTGACTGTAACGAAGCATGTCGATGTCGCCACCTGAACGGACATTGCCCGCGGCCAGTATGGGCCGCAGGCCGATATGCTGGTCGATGCTGAGTGGCTTTATCGCGCCGTCATTCAATGAGTGCACTGTGGCGAGACGGCGCAGCACCAGTTTTCCGTCCTCTTCGCGCAGCGTGGCCACCACGCTGCTGCCGATCACATCGTCGCTGGAAATGCCGTAGGTCTCGCTGGCCAGTATGCGCGCCAGGTCCACGCTGCCCGCCGAAACGATGAAATTGTGAAAGCCGTTGGCGCGCAGATAAGCCAGCAACTCGCGCATCGGTGTATAGGCGAGCCGGGTCCAGGTCTGCTGAAAGCGCGGATGCCGGGCGGTGCCGAGGAATTCGCGCGCATCGCTGCGGAACGCGGCCTGCGTGCGTCCGGCATGGGCCGCTGCCACCAGTTGGAACACGGAAGCATCGTCGGCTTCCTGCAGGTACCTGCCCTGCAGTTCCAGTGCGGCCTTGAAAGGCATCTGGTTCTGCCATTCCGGGTGCTGTGGCGCCTGCAGGCGCAGTCGCTCAAGGGCGAACAGGCCCTGGGGGCCGGGTTTCTCGGGCCAAAGGGTGCCGTCATCATCGAATACGGCGATGCGTTCCGCCGGGGTCACATAATGACTGCCACCGGGTGTACTCACCTCCCGCACGAAATCGAGAATACGCTGCTTGCCCGCACCGTCACGCCAGGCGGGCAGGGGGTCGGTCGCTGCCTGACACAGCGTGGCAAAGCCGACGACAGCGGACAGCAGCAATATGCGGCCTGACATGGAGGTCCTTGTGGTTCTGGTGCGGCGCACATACTACCGGGACCGCTGCATGGCGTGAATGCACCGGTGTATAGTTCAGGCATGTTCGCCGAGCTGAAAATTCGTGGACTGCTGCCCGCCCTCGTGGTTGCCCTGCAGTTTGCCGTGCTGCCCTGTGCGATGGCCATGCAGTCAGGCGGCGATTGCGAACACTGTGACGGTGCCGAGCGGCCCTCACACTGCATGGTTGCCGCCGATGAGTCCGCAGTCGATGCAGGGCTGAACTCGCCTGATCGATTGGGCGCTGTTCCGCCGTCCGGCGGTGTTTTCAGTATTCTGCTTCTGCCCGCTGCGCCACAGGTTCTGCAGCGCGCTGAATCGGCTGCGGCCGCAATCGCCCGCCGCAGTGGACGCCATGGCGGTGATCCGCCTCTCCACCTGCTCTACGGACATTTCCGCAACTAGACCGTCCCCTCGACTGCTGGCCATACCTGGTTCAACTCGAGGAGACTGTTCATGCACGACAAAAAGGGGCGGGTTGCCCCCATCTGCAATCCGATTGCCGACCCGGCCAGGCGGACCTTTGTCCGCGGCCTTGCCCTCGGCGGTATCACCGCCGGGCTGGGCCTGTGGCGGAATCCGGCCTGGGCGCTCGACGCCCGGGGCACGACGCAAATTATCAGTGGTACGGAGTTTGACCTGCGCCTCGGCGCGTCGCCGGTCAATATCACCGGTCAACCGCGACTGGCGACGCTGATCAATGACTCGCTGCCGGGGCCGACCCTGCGCTTTCGCGATGGCGATACGGTCACCGTCCGCGTCACCAACAACCTCGCTGAATCCAGTTCCATGCACTGGCATGGCGTGCTCGTACCGGCGGCGATGGACGGTGTACCGGGGCTCAGCTACGACGGCATCGGCCCCGGCGAAACTTTTGTCTACCGCTTTCCCGTCCGTCAGACCGGCACCTACTGGTATCACAGCCACTCCGGCCTGCAGGAGCAGACCGGCATCTACGGCGCGATCGTCATCGAGCCGCGCACGCCGGACCCGGTGGCCTGCGACCGCGATTACGTGGTGATGCTGTCCGACTGGACCGATGAGAACCCGGCCCGCGTTGTCGCGAAGCTCAAGAAGCAATCGGACTACTACAACCACGGACAGCGTACGGCTGGCGACTTTCTCGGCGATGTACGTCGCGACGGCTTTTTCGCGACAGTTGCCGAGCGTCGCATGTGGGGCGCGATGCGCATGAATCCCATGGATATGGCTGACGTCAGCGGCTGCACCTATACCTATCTGCTGAATGGCAAGCCGCCGGCCGCCAACTGGACGGGACTCTTCAGTCCGGGCGAGCGCATCCGCCTGCGCTTCATCAATGCCGGCGCAATGACGATCTTCGACGTGCGCATTCCCGGCTTGCAAATGACGGTGATCGGCACCGATGGTCAGCCCGTCAGGCCGGTGGCCGTCGATGAGTTCCGCATCAGCGCCGGCGAAACCTACGACGTGATCGTGACGCCCGACCAGGATCAGGCCTATACGCTGTTTGCGCAGTCCATGGACCGGAGCGGATTTGCGGCCGGTACGCTCGCGCCGCGCGCCGGCATGAGCGCCGTGGTGCCCGTGCCTGACCGGCGCGTGCCGCTGACCATGGCGGACATGGGTCATGCGATGCCCGCCGACTCCGGCGCGGCGATGGATCACTCCGCGCACAGCATGCATGCGGGCCACGACATGTCGGCCATGGAGGGCGGTGGCGCGCCGGCAGTGATCACGCATGCGGCGACGGAATTCGGCCCCGGTGTGGACATGCGGGTGGATCAGCCCTCGACTCGCCTCGACGATCCCGGCGTGGGTCTGCGTGACAACGGGCGACGTGTACTCACTTATGCTGATCTCGAAAGTGTGTACGACGATCCGGATGGCCGCGAGCCCGGTCGCACCATCGAGCTGCATGTGACCGGCAATATGGAGCGGTACATGTGGTCGTTCGACGGCATCCCGATGGAGGAAGCCGGACCGATCCGGCTCATTCATGGTGAGCGGATCCGCGTCGTACTCGTCAACGACACCATGATGGACCATCCAATCCATCTGCACGGCATGTGGAGTGACCTCGAAGACGAAGCGGGTGCGTTCAAGGTCCGCAAGCACACCATCAACATCAAGGCGGGCCAGAAGCTGAGCTACCGCGTAGCCGCCGATGCCTTCGGGCGCTGGGCCTATCACTGTCACCTGGCGCTGCACATGGCGGGAATCTTTCGTGTCGTCATCGTGGACCGCGACGGTGCGGATGCCGGCGGGCACGGAGGGCATCACCATGGTTGATCGCATACGAGAAGCGGCCCGCCTGGTATGGCTGGTCACGCTCCTGTCCATGCTGCCGGGCGTGACACCGGTGCACGCCGAAGATGAGCGCGATGCGGCGTTTCCGCAGCTCGGCACCACCATGAGCCAGCAGATGCCTGACGATCCCGTGTACTGGATGCTGCTCTTCGACGAATTCGAGTGGCAGGACCAGCGCGACGGCGATGCCCTGAGCTGGGATGCCCATGCGTGGATCGGTACCGACATGCACCGCGCGCTGCTGCGCGCCGAAGGTCAGCGTGAAGACGGCAACACCACGGAAAACCGTCTCGAACTGCTGTGGGCACACCCGGTCGCCGCCTACTGGGACCTGGTGGCCGGCGCACGCATGGATACCGAGCCGGGGACGACACGCAACTACGTCGGTATCGGCGTGCAGGGTCTCGCACCGCAGTGGCTGCATGTGGAGGCGACGGCCTGGGCCGGCGAACGCGGACAGACGGCGGCAACGCTCAAGCTCGAGTATGAGCTGCTGCTGACCAACCGGCTGATCCTGACGCCGAAGTTCGAAACCGACATCTATGGCAAGGACGATATGGCAAACGAGATCGGCAACGGTGTCAGCGATGTAAAGGCCGGCCTGCGTCTGCGCTACGAAATCCGTCGCGAGTTTGCGCCCTATGTCGGCGTCGAGTGGACGGGCAAGTTCGGCGATACTGCCGATATGGCCCGCAGCAACGATGAAGCGGTACGTGATGCGCACATCGTTGCCGGTCTGCGTTTCTGGTTCTGAAGCGAGCAGGTTCTGCATGCAGACGAATGACTGTCCGCTGTGCCGAGATGCTGCGGCACCGGCGTTGTGGCGTGACGAGAAATGCCGGGTGGTCAGTGCGGACGACGCCGACTACCCGGCTTTTCTGCGCGTGATCTGGCAGGCCCATGTGCGCGAGATGACCGATCTGGATCCGGCCGGACAGCAACATCTGCTGCGCGTGGTGCTGGCGGTCGAAGGTGTGCTGCGTACCGAGCTTGCGCCCGACAAGATCAACCTCGCCACGCTCGGCAACCAGGTGCCGCATCTGCACTGGCATGTGATCCCGCGCTTTGCCGACGACGCCCACTTCCCCGATCCGGTGTGGGCAGAACGGCGGCGTGCGGGCGTGGCACACAAGGTAGACCGGGAGCGGCTGATCGGGGGTCTGCGCTCGGCGCTGGGGTCATCGCCGGGCAGGTGAAGCGCCTTCAGTCGGCAATCAAAGCCAGCCGCTCGCCATCGTCGAATACCAGTTCGCGCTCCGGCCAGCGGACTGCGGCCAGCCGGCCCATGTGTCGCGCACCGGGTGCCAGCGGGCGTTCGCGGTAGCGCACACCGACGGAGAAATCCACACAGAAGGCGTTGGCGCGCGGTCCCAGCCATGCCCCCGCAGCCCGTCCCTTGAACAGGTCCGGTTCGCCGCGGGAATGACCCGGCGGTACGGCATGATCGCTCCAGCGCCAGTAGTGCCCGAAGATGACCGGCACCTCGTCCCGGTAGTCGTGCCACCAGGCGACGCGGTCCACCATGCGCCACTTGCCGGTGGCGTAGAAGGGTTTCCCGGCTAGTCGCTCGACACCTGAAGTCAGCACGCGGATCGGGTTGTTCATCTGGAAGTACGCGCTCATCTGGCCAGTTGCCCGCAGCAGCGGTACGGGGGCCTGTTCGTCGGCCATCGCGGTTCCCCACTGCTCGTGCTCTTTGGCCAGGCTGTCCGACAGTCCGGAATCCTCCAGCCACTGCCCGGCGCGCCGGTGATATTCGCGATAGATGTCCGTGAGCGGCTGTCGGCTGGCATCGGCGGCAAGCGCCAGCAGCGATTCCTGGTGCCAGGCGGCATGCACCACGCGCAGATCATCGCGCGACAGTGTGAGCGGCAGGCTGGCCAGAAAAACCGGAAACTCCTCGCGCTGGGCTGCGCTCGTTCCCCGGCAGTCCGGAAACCGGCCCTTGGCGTGATCGTGGTTTTCGGCAAAGAACCAGCCATTGCCGGATTTTCTCGCGCCGCGCAGCACGCTGAGTTCGTGATTGCCGAGCACGCATTGCGCACTGCCGCCCGCGATCAGCGCCTGCACCAGTTCGATTACGCCGGGACTGTCGGGGCCGCGGTCGCAGAGGTCGCCGACGAAGACCAGGTGACGGCCGTCCCGATGCTGCCCGTCGGCGTCATAGCCAAGGTGTTGCAGCAGGGCGCGCAGTGCTTCGAGTTCGCCGTGTACGTCGCCGACGATATCGAGCGAACCGGCGGCCAGCGGTTCTTCAACCGTGATGCTCATTCAGACGGATACCGTGACGGGGTCATAGTCCGAATCGTCCGTGGCACCTGCCACATAGGTATCGGGATTGAGGGTGGTGAGGCGCACGCCCTGTTCTTCGGCCGCCACCATTGACGCGCTGGCGCGCGGAATCCTTGCCGCCGCATAACGCTGCAGGGCTTCCGGCGTTGTGCCGGCCGCGGCAATCGCACGGGCCAGGACGAGCGCGTCTTCCAGCGCAAGATCGGTGGCGCGATCCAGAAACGGTGCGGCAGGATGTGCGGCATCGCCGAGCAGGGTTACACGGCCCTGCGTCCAGGCCGGCAGCGGATCGCGAGCGAAAAGTCCGCGCGACAAAGACTGCTCGGGCGGCGTGGCCATCAGCACGGTGCGCGCAACGGTGTCGAAGCCACGGAATGCTGCCAGCACCGAGTCGACGCCCGAGGGCTTCGCCCAGCCTTCGTCCGTCCAGTGAGTGCTGCGGGCGAGCGCCATGTAAGCAAGCTGTGTACGCCGGCCAACGCTGCAACACCTGAGTCGCTGTCCCGGCCCGATCCAGATGGTTGCATCGGCGAGCCCTGGTGCCGCCGGTGCGAGGTGCGACATCGGCACCAGGCCCTGCCACAGCTGATAGCCGGTGAAGCGCGGCTGCTCGTCGCCGAACAGCCGGGTGCGGACAGCCGAGCGGAGTCCGTCGCAGGCGACGAGCAGCGAGCCGCGCAGCATCTGCCGGCCGGCAAACAGGGCGGTGACGCCGCCGGCATCCTGACCGATATCCGCCAGCGCATGTCCGGGGTGCAGGCAGTTGCGGTCGTTGCTGTGAATGGCCGCAATCAGTGCGCGTTGCAGGTCCGCGCGCCCGATCTGATGACAGCCGGCGTGATCAGCAGCGGTCTCGGCAAGCAGCCGGCCGCTGTGAAAGTGTCTGACGGCGACGCTTGCCGGGCGAACCGCGAGGTCTTCCAGCGCTTCGCCGAGGCCGAGCTCTTTCAGAACCCGCGCACCGGTGGTACCGATCAGTAGTCCCGCGCCGCCAACAAACGGCTCGGCGGCCTGTTCGCAGACCGCGACCCGCAAGCCCTGCCGTTGCAGGGCCAGTGTCGCCGTCAGTCCGCCGATGCCGGCGCCGATGAGGATGACGTCGAACTGCATGTGCGCTAAGGCGCCAGTCGCGCAATGGACCAGCCGTCTCCGCTGCGACTGTAGAGGAAGCGATCGTGCAGGCGATGCTCGCCGGCCTGCCAGAACTCGATGGTTTCCGGCTGCACGCGGTAGCCGCCCCAGAACGAGGGCAGCGGTACCTCACCGGCAGCGAACTTCTGGCGCATCTCCATGAACTTGTTTTCGATCAGGCTGCGGCTGGAGATCACGCTGCTCTGTGCGGAAACCCAGGCGCCGATCTGGCTGTCACGGGGGCGGGTCATGAAGTAACGCAGGTTCTCGGCAGCCGAGGTATGGCTGGCGGTGCCGGTGATACGCACCTGGCGGCTGAGTTCGGCCCAGTAAAACAGCAGGGCAACCCGCGGGTTGGCGATGATTTCGCGCGATTTGCGACTTTCCAGGTTGGTATAGAAGACAAAGCCCGAGGCATCGTAGTACTTGAGCAGCACGGTGCGCAGCGAGGGCTGACCGTCGGCGGCCACGCTGGCGATGCTCATCGCATTCGGGTCGAGTACTTGCGTCTCCATGGCTTCGGCAAACCAGTGTTCGAACTGGCGGAAGGGGTCCGGGTCGAGCGCACCTGGATCCAGTCGACGGGTGCGGTAGTCACGGCGGAGATTGGCAATATCAGTACTCATGTCTCCATTCTAACGAATTGAGGTCATGCATCTGTGACGCAGATGCAGGCCGCGCTGCGGCAGTTGTCCGACCATGGGCGGCGGATTTTGATAGCCGGCATCGCCGGGTGGTTCATGGGGTTAGCGGAAGAGGCAGCCGTGGGAGCCGGGGGGCACTATCGGGGTGTGCCGGGCATCCCTCTGGCCGGCAAAATCAGCCTGTTCCTTCTTGTAGCCGGTTCAATTGCCGCACTCGGCATGGCCTGGCTGGGCCAGGAAATCGTCCTGCGCAAGTTCGGTGAAACCGAATCGGAGCTGGTGCTGCGCAATCGTCACATCCTGCAGCAGGCCATTCAGGCCGATGCGGACAGCGTGGGCACGAATGTGCTGGACTGGAGCCAGTGGAACGGACTCTATGACTATGCCATGGGCAGGAATGCGAAGTTCGCGAGCGAAGAACTGAATGCGGTGGGACTCGACCGACTGAAGCTGGACGCCATCCAGGTCATCAGTCCTGACGGACGGCTTATCAGAGAGGCAATACGCACCGGCCTGACCGGTCCGGACGGGCAGCTGATACCGGATATCGGTAACGAGATCAGGCTCGCCGTGAAGCCGGAAACGCGTAGCGTCCCCGTTTCCGGATGGCTCAATACCAGTATCGGTCCGCTGATCGTCGTCGCGCGCCCGATTCTCAGGAGCGACGCGACAGGGCCGGCCGCGGGTGTCCTGATCATGGCCCGGCATCTGGATCCGGCTGCACTTTCAGCGGGCGTCAGTGTCCTGCCGTCGCAGGTCTTCGTCCATGGCAGTGCCTATGGACCACTCAAGCCGGATCTGCTCCCGCTGCTTGCACAGCTCGAAAATTCGCCCGATTCAGCTGCGCTGGTCTTGCGCGATACGGACATGTCGGATTTCCGGTACTTCCGCGATATCAACGGTCACCTGGCGTTCCTGCTGGAAACCCGCATGCCGCGCACCGTACTCACGACGGCACGTGAGACGACACATCAGCTCTCGATCGCACTGCTGGTCTTTGGCGCAGGCATCTTCCTGCTGTTGCTCGTGGTGATCCGCTTTGCGGTGTCGCGCCCGCTGGGGCAGCTTGCGGGTCATATGCAGCGGTTGCGCGAGACCGGTGAGATCCGGCCGGCTGCGAATGCCGATTCCGGTGATGAGATCGGTACCCTGGCCCGCAGCTTCAATGAACTGCTCGGCGCCCAGCAGAAGGCCAGCAGTGAACTGGGCATGCTGTCGGCCGCCGTCCGGCATGCCGATGAAGCGATCGTGATCCTGGAGCAGGACGGCTGCATTGCCTGGGTGAATCCCGCCTATGAGCGCAGCCGCAATGTGAGAAATGCCGATCTGGTGGGCTGCAAGCCGAACGATGTCATCGAGGGCTGCGATGATCCCGCAACGTATCTGGCCATTTGGGCCTCGGCACGGGCGGGCAAGACCTGGAAGGGACGTCTGCGGACGGTCGTCGATGATGGCCGGGTCGTCACCGAAGACGTGGTCGTCTCGCCGGTACTGCACGCCGGCCAGACTCAGCCAGGCGGTTACGTGATGCTGATGCACGATGTCAGCGAACAGATCGCGCTGGAGGCGCAGATCGCGCAGACGCAAAGGCTGGAAGCGGTAGGGCAGCTGGCGGCCGGTGTCGCGCATGAGATCAATACGCCAGCCCAGTACGTGGATGGCAACGTGCGTTTTCTCGAAGAAGCCTTCAGCGCGTTGTCGGGTTTGCTCGGCAAGATCTCTGACCAGGCCTGCGCTGCCGGCGATGGGGCGCTGTCCGCGGCCGATATCTCGGCCCTGCTGGCCGAGGCTGAAGTCGACTATCTGAAGACCGAAGTGCCGGTTGCAATCCGGCAGACGCTGGAAGGTGTCGGGCGAATCAGCAGTATCGTCCAGTCGATGAAGGAACTGACCGATCCGGCGCCCGATTTCGTGCCAGCCAACCTGAACCCAATCATCGAGGGCGCCGTGATTGCAGCGCGAAACGAATGGGCTGATGTCGCCGAGTTCCGCATGCAGCTCGATCCGCAGCTGCCCTGGGTACCATGTCAGCCCGAGATCATCAACCAGGCCGTGGTCAACATGCTGGTCAATGCGGCGCAAGCCATCGCCGGGAAAGGGGAGGCGGCACCCGGCCATGTCGTCGTCAGTACCTGCAGTGCCGGTGACGGCGTGGAGATCAGCATCAGCGACGATGGTGCCGGTATGGCCCCGTCGGTACAGGCGCGGATCTTCGATCCCTTCTATACGACCCGCCCGGTGGGCGAGGGTACGGGCCAGGGGCTCAGTACGGCGCACAGCGTGATCCGCAAGCATGGCGGTACGATCGCCGTGGACAGTGCGCCCGGCCGTGGCAGCTGCTTCAGGATTCACCTGCCGCTGGCCGAAGGACAGCAGGCATCAGGCGGGTATCAGGATGCGCAGCTTCTGCGAGACACTCGTCGGCTCGCCAGCTGAAGTCGCAGCGGTCGTCTCGCGCAACTGCGTGAGCAGCGGGCTGGTGATCTCCTCGCCACGAAACATCAATGTCTCGCCGTTGTCGGCGATGATGTCTTCATCGAGCACCATGCCTGGCCGCAGTTCATCGAAGCCGACCCAGCGGATATCCATGTAGGCACTGTGCATGTGCACGGTGCGTACGGCTTCGATAATCGCCTTGGGCAGGCCCGGCATCGACTGCTCCATGCGTTTCAGTGCGTCAGCCGGTTGTTCACCGGTAGCCATCAGGTCATCCAGGGCGGTGGCCACGGCGAGGATTACCGTTGCCGTGTCTTCTGCCGGCCACGCGCTGACCTCGGCCGGCAGCGCGGCAAAGTCCGTGGGCTGTTGCTGACGCGCGACCATCGCCGCAACCGGCCCAAGCTGTGGAATGCGACCGATCAGTGCCGCGGCGACTGCCGGATGGCGGCGATAGAGACGCTGTTCTTCGTCGTCCAGCGGTGTGCCCGCATACAGTTTGTCGAGCAGTTCGACCGGCAGGGTGATGCAGCCGAGCTGCGACAGAAGCGTGGCGAGGCGCAGATCCCAGGGCATGG
Coding sequences within:
- a CDS encoding DUF1295 domain-containing protein, with protein sequence MNNLLPLALSGFSATLTLMLVAWLISLRTHNVAIVDVFWGIAIAGAGISWLYLWPATSTRGVLVALLATVWAIRLGAHLLWRGRGQAEDRRYREIRARNEPNFRFKSLYLVFGLQAVLAWLVAMPLLGGVISSAPIGSLDRFGTLLWAFGLVFESVADYQLARFQRDGGAARGVMNTGLWRFSRHPNYFGEFVLWWGIGLIAVAGGAWWALIGPFLLSVFLLKVSGIALTEKDIATRRPAYQDYMRRTSAFVPRPPR
- a CDS encoding glycogen-debranching protein, with product MTAPFVTEAGSRHPPGATWSRQRTNFCIYSREATGVELLLYADAKATAPLQAIRLEPRENRSYFFWHVAVCGLPAGMHYNWRVTLPPAARHSENAGTPVATRLEVLDPLCRAVSDHHWDRSARVAAPGSALGLRGIVTRPPEHGAPRPPPRGLDQAIIYELHVGGFTRHPSAGVDQPGSYAGLIEKIPYLRDLGITHVQLLPVAAFDEQDVPASVAAMGLRNYWGYAPHSLCSPHPGYCLNRDQAGQTDEFRALVEALHAADIGLILDVVLNHTAESGEGGPVINYKGLMPEIFYHHDKGVLRDYTGCGNTINCNNPLVTQTLLRALEVWVQEYGVDGFRFDLASVFVRGEDGEPLANPPFPAAIEFSPALAGVPLIAEAWDAAGLYHVGNFPGVAWSEWNGRYRDAIRRFLRGDAGLAGEMATCLAGSSDLYQASDRTPQSSINYITCHDGFTLNDLVSYREKHNEANGEENRDGWAHNDSWNCGTEGETLDESVMRRRRQDIRNAFALLLLSQGVPMLLAGDEVLRTQHGNNNAWCQDNGISWFDWRLTETNSDMLRFVREMIALRKRHPALSRARFLSGETDPAHGRPDIRWYDAKLGTPRWEDPDTRFLSFTLTGITPAEEDLHVLINMSDEVERVDLPPVAERYWHVAVDTEMEPPGDIITRDARIPWTQPQYLCQPRSVVVFEAGQG
- a CDS encoding haloacid dehalogenase-like hydrolase, encoding MSGRILLLSAVVGFATLCQAATDPLPAWRDGAGKQRILDFVREVSTPGGSHYVTPAERIAVFDDDGTLWPEKPGPQGLFALERLRLQAPQHPEWQNQMPFKAALELQGRYLQEADDASVFQLVAAAHAGRTQAAFRSDAREFLGTARHPRFQQTWTRLAYTPMRELLAYLRANGFHNFIVSAGSVDLARILASETYGISSDDVIGSSVVATLREEDGKLVLRRLATVHSLNDGAIKPLSIDQHIGLRPILAAGNVRSGGDIDMLRYSQRAETPGARPQQSLQILIRHDDFEREYAYDEKDRASLNAADANGWMIVSMRYDWRQVFSFQTAEAPAPAPADAP
- a CDS encoding copper resistance system multicopper oxidase; the protein is MHDKKGRVAPICNPIADPARRTFVRGLALGGITAGLGLWRNPAWALDARGTTQIISGTEFDLRLGASPVNITGQPRLATLINDSLPGPTLRFRDGDTVTVRVTNNLAESSSMHWHGVLVPAAMDGVPGLSYDGIGPGETFVYRFPVRQTGTYWYHSHSGLQEQTGIYGAIVIEPRTPDPVACDRDYVVMLSDWTDENPARVVAKLKKQSDYYNHGQRTAGDFLGDVRRDGFFATVAERRMWGAMRMNPMDMADVSGCTYTYLLNGKPPAANWTGLFSPGERIRLRFINAGAMTIFDVRIPGLQMTVIGTDGQPVRPVAVDEFRISAGETYDVIVTPDQDQAYTLFAQSMDRSGFAAGTLAPRAGMSAVVPVPDRRVPLTMADMGHAMPADSGAAMDHSAHSMHAGHDMSAMEGGGAPAVITHAATEFGPGVDMRVDQPSTRLDDPGVGLRDNGRRVLTYADLESVYDDPDGREPGRTIELHVTGNMERYMWSFDGIPMEEAGPIRLIHGERIRVVLVNDTMMDHPIHLHGMWSDLEDEAGAFKVRKHTINIKAGQKLSYRVAADAFGRWAYHCHLALHMAGIFRVVIVDRDGADAGGHGGHHHG